CCTCTTTGTGCATATCCTGATGCTCCATTTCCAAAACATCTTTCGCAGTTAGGCCATCTTTGTCACAATGCATTAAGTAGTGAGGAGGAACAATCCTTCTCACTCTCTGTACCAATAATTTGTTATGAACCAgttaattttaatcaatttgaaGATAGGACAAAAGCAAATCACAATTCAGAAAGGGTCATAGAGCTGCTTACTTCGTACCAACGCAACTCGTCTTGCAGTTGGAACGCCACGCCAGGGAGCCGTTGCTCTTTGTAAAACTCCATTCTAGCAACTTGGTGCAAGAGAGTGCGACCTTCCCCGGTTATCCTGTGTATCAATGATTTGAATGCAGAATTTCTCTTTATCAGATTGAAGATTTTAAGCTGCCGGTGCTTCACAGCCATGTGTAGAACATTGTGTTCATCCTGGCTAACATGACTAATAGCCTCAGGATTCATGTCAATGATTTTTTCAACAATTTCTATGATTCCTGAACCGGCTGCCATGAGAAGAGGTGTGTAGTTTTTAAAATGGGATGCTTCGGAAATGGATTCCTTGAGCAAAGGTTTGCTGATTCTAGAATGAGCTATTTCAACTAACTGGCGTTTCTCCTTCATCAGCTGAATTTCTTTTATTCTGTCTAGTTTGGAGGAAAGAATTGGCAACACAATCAATGGTTGAAAATTTGAATGAAAAGAAATCTGCCATGAGAAGTCCTTCTGCACTAACAACTCAGCCAGACACTCTGCTAACTTGTGTTGTTTCTTCTTTTGCCAAATATGTCCAATCCCATTGAACTCTGCACATGATCAAGCATAAAATTGAtcaaaaagaaaacaatccTTCAACAAAATCTAGTTAGTTCAATTAGTAATTCAACTATTTTCTAAGGATAACATAGAGTTACTAACATTAAATCAGATGCCTGAAGATAAAAGATAATCTGTTGCTAAGAAAGCTTTGTTTATAGTTTAACTTGTATGGTATATACCTTTAGCTAGAATTTTCCATATAGAATAGCTGATCCTTGAAAAAGCAGCAAATTGATGAACTTTACTCACATGAAAAGGGCCGGAAAACAATTTCGTTAGGAAATCCATGTGCTTAGTAAtgtaaacaaaaaaacaaaagaatgcTGCTGCCCGGGGGAGTACCGGGTTGCTTTGCCTCATCCAGTGGACCACTTTCTAGATCTGTTCTCTGTCTGAAAACAACactctcttcctcctctcccttctcatcataatcatcatcaatttcATATCCTTCATCTGGAAGCACTGCGTCAACCAAATTATAATAAAGGTAAACAATTATGCCAATGTTGGAAAATTGAATGTAGAAATGGGGAAATAGGAATGTACAATAATACATAAGGTTCTTCACTGCTCCCATTGAGGGGGTTTGGCTCCGAAAAACAAGAGGCATGTTGGCAAGAAGTTGAAGACATGTCAACCCATCCATATCCTTGTGTTGAGCCAAATTTCCATCCAATTTCAATAACCAAATAGCAACATCTgcaccataaagtgacactcTTCGTTTTATTATAGTATAGAGATACATTAAGTTATGAATATGCGAAACTTATAGAGTGATAGATATTATGGAATGGACAAATTACTATACTATATATCATACTTATTAACATAAGCATACTATTCAATGACAACCATGAAATTAGGGAGAGACCTACCAAAGAATTGACCAAGAATGCAAGCATGAAGAATGGAACATCTATCAAATCTTACAAAATGACTTCTTATGTCACCAACCACATGTTTTGCCATATACTTGAGCATCTTCAGCTTTCCAAGCTTAGCAGCCCTGAACAGAGGGGATTCACCAGAATCATTTCTTACCTCTACAAGGGGCTCATATGGTTCTTCTTGCTGCAGCTCCTTCTCCAACTTGAACACAACACCAGCCATTTTGACCGTTGTGCAAAAGATAATCTCATGCAGAAGGGTGTTATTGACGCAATTCCCCATCCTCATTGCGCGCCACCTTTCTTGTCGAGGAAGCATCTCCAGAAGTTCCTGCAAGAGATTTGGACTATTGGAGTGAGTCGCAATGTGGATGGCAGTGTTCCCAAATAAGTCAAGCGGTTCAAGTAATCGCATCctatcttcttcaaaatttttcttgaaTTCCCTCCAGTTTTCCCTCCTAGCAGCCCTTTGAGCACTTATCATTTTCTCATCAAACATAGAGATTTGTTCTTTTATTGATTCTCTCACACTCTCAGCCATTTCCCCCTTTGATTCTCTCTTTTCTCACAGCAATATATGCACTCTATATCTACTCATGCATATGCGGATTAATTAGCTAGCTAGTGATTAATAATGTTTTTCGTAGGATTAAGAAGCTCTCATTaatcatgaatgttaaaataacATAGAAGTCTGTGTCCTTTGGTTTAGCACCAATTCTTGATTAGTATGACAAGGAAAGTTTAATGCCGAGTTTAAAGCATCTAATCACTAAAAGCAACCTCTTTCTTCCTGTTTTAAACCGTGGCCATTATTCTTTGCTTACACAGATACGAGATAACAGATGTAAAACAATTTACCTCCCTGCTACAAACCTCTTATATATTATAAACTGTTACCTGCACTCTTTTGTATGTTAGAAGCTATTGCAATTAACccttaaaaattatatcaataaTACTTCAATTAATCACATGTTTAATTTGTGTCTCGAATCATTGAATTTTTGGAATAATTTCGTATTATTCCAATTCACACTTCCATGCACACAAGGACACCAACTACACAACCAATAATCATAacagaaaactaactaaataactaaCTTAGCTAAGCATCTAATTTAACAAAGACCCAATAAGTTGGTGAGTGCAAGATTTCATTTTGACGAATACCGAGAATTCATCTCATCAAAATAATAGACTCCAAGAGATCAAACTTTAACTTTCAATGAGGGTTCAACTCCATAGAAATTGAGCAGGACAAGCTATTTCCTCAGCTTCATACACTTAAATACCTTCGAGAAGAAAACGATAGAGATTTATGTGCTGCGAAATGTGGCGTTGAACGGGGTGGCTGCGAACATGTGGCAGGATGTTTCGGCGGCGGAACTGGGTAAAGGTGACGGTTTTGGCCGGAGAACGGTAATTAACAGCGGTTAATggtgatttatattttttggtgaTTAATGGTGATTTATATATTAACTtaatatttgtatttaaatttccGTAAAATTAATGTAATGTTGTGGTAAGTCCAAAAGTACGTGAATGTCCATTTTTTCTATAAGAAATGAAGTTCTCAATAcaaaatgataataaatgaaGCTTTGAATATTTGACTTTATGTATAAAAGGAGGTTAAGCCTCCGTCAATTTTACACAACAACAACATTGAATATTATTCTCTCTCCTTTTATAcacataacaataataaaagtaaatgctattttttctctttatttttatactcatttctatctttatttttattatatatatataacattacaatatataatattattatatatatacaaatcattattgagctaattatattaatattagagtCTTCTATCAatacttctttattttatattatatctttcttatttatttagttattttacaacacgttatcagcacgaggcTCTGctcaaatttttaagaagactcaggtaacattttttcattatgtcgaaactctctcatcttaaattcaatgctcttgatatatctggaaacaattatttatcatggatactagatgctgaAATCTATCTTGAtacaatggatcttggagataccattaaggctgaaaataatgcatcccaaaaggataaaactaaagccatgatttttcttcgtcgtcatcttgacgaaggattgaaaaatgaatatcttacattaaaagatcctgcaaatctttggaaagaccttgaagaaaggtataatcatcagaaaacggtgatacttcctcaaacccgatatgaatggacgcatttgcgtttacaagattttaaatctataaatgaatataattctgcaatgtttcaaatcacctcacgaatgaaattgtGTGGGGAAAAAATAACtgatcatgatatgttggagaaaattttctcaaccttccatgcctcgaatgtgctcctgtagcagcagtatcgagagaaatggtttaaaaaatattctgagttaatttcttgccttcttgttgctaaacgcaacaatgagttgttattgaaaaatcatgaagtgcGCCCAGCTGGCGctgccccatttcctgaagtaaatgtgGCAAATTACCCcaaaagaggtaaatggcaaggttttaataataagaaaaattatggaaggaaaaagaattatgttcaaaagagaggatctcactAGAAGCGGGATAAAAAGAGTAATATCGGgcagaataaatcaacagaggataagtgtttttgttgtggtggaaagggccattggtcacgtacctgtcgtaccccaaggcacctagtcgatctttatcaggcatctttgaaaaatgacgacaaaggaaaggaaacaaattttgtttcaaatgatgctgagaactccaccactcattatgatgtatctgatttctttgaggatcttgaaggaaatattggtcatttgatcaatgatggaatagtttaatatgtNNNNNNNNNNNNNNNNNNNNNNNNNNNNNNNNNNNNNNNNNNNNNNNNNNNNNNNNNNNNNNNNNNNNNNNNNNNNNNNNNNNNNNNNNNNNNNNNNNNNNNNNNNNNNNNNNNNNNNNNNNNNNNNNNNNNNNNNNNNNNNNNNNNNNNNNNNNNNNNNNNNNNNNNNNNNNNNNNNNNNNNNNNNNNNNNNNNNNNNNNNNNNNNNNNNNNNNNNNNNNNNNNNNNNNNNNNNNNNNNNNNNNNNNNNNNNNNNNNNNNNNNNtatactactcattttattattatttatttttgaagagaatggcaaggatatgtaatgaagatgtatgccttgcggatagtgcaagttcgcacattattctcaaaagtgatatatattttacccatcttgtgccaaaagaggaatatgttaatactattattggctcaggcaatgtgatagaaggctccggaagagctgtaattttgtttcctggaggaacaaattttataataaataatgcactattatctaccaagtctctgaggaacttgttgagtttcaaagatattcgccgaaatggatatcatgttgagacgatgaatgaggaaaatcatgagtatttatgtatcacaactcatgattcaaataagaaagttatattagaaaaattaccctCACTTTTATCTAggttgtattataccaagattagtgcaattgaatcacatgccattgtaaaccagaagtttactagctcAAATGagttcataacttggcacgaccgattgggtcatccgggaacaaccatgatgaggagaattattgaaaactctcatggacattcactaaagaaccagaagattcttaaaactagtgaattttgttatgctgcatgttctgagggaaagttaattttaaagccatcaccagtaaaaattggatttgagtcccctgaattcctagaaaggattcaaggtgatatatgtggatcTATTCATCCACcgtgtggatcttttagatattttatggtcataatagacgcatcttcgagatggtcacatgtgtgcttattatcttctcgcaacctggcgtttgcgagattattggctcaaattattcgattaaaagcacaatttttagaaaatccaatcaaagcaattcgtcttgataatgctggtgaatttacttcccaagcttttgatacttattgtatggctaatggaataagtgttgaacatccagtagcttatgttcacacacaaaataggttagcagaatcacttattaaatgcctccaattaattgctagacccttacttatgagaacaaatctcccaacctcggtttgggggcatgctgttttacatgccgcagcacttattcgtttgaagccaacgagttaccatcagttctctcctatgcaattagcttttggccagcagccaaatatttcccatttaagaatatttgggtgtgcgacaTATGTTctcattgcaccacctaatcgcaccaaaatagaaccccaaaaaaaattggaaatatatgttggatatgattctccctctatagtgaggtatcttgagatacaaactggatatgtatttaaagcccggtttgcggattgtcattttgatgaatcagactttccaacattagggggagagaagaagcttcctgaaaaggaacttaattggaatgtgtcatcgttgatgcatttagatcctcgatcagggcaatatGAACTAGAAGttgaaaagattatacatttgcaaagaatagcaaatgaattgcctgatgcatttttcgatacaaagaggataaccaaatcttatataccagcggaaaatgctccaattcaaattgatgtcccagtaggacaagtagccactgaagcaaattcacgccagaagcgtggcaggcctgtcggttccaaagacaaaaatcatcaaaagagaaaagaggtaaataatattcctgttgaaaaaaacatagtagagacacctgcagttgtccaaaattctgatataatgttaatgccagaagacgttcaggtacctgaaaattgtgaaaataacgagatctcgataaattatgtctttacaggagagaaataggaccgaaataagacaattgtcaatgaaatatttgcatataatgtggcattaaatatcatgcatgaaaataaggatcttgagccaagatcagtcgaagaatgtcgactaagtaatgattggccaaaatggaaagaagccatgaaggctgagttagactcacttacaaaacgtgaagtctttggacctgtagtccgtacaccagaagatgtaaaacctgttggataccgatgggtatttgtgagaaaacgaaatgagaaaaatgaagttgtgcacTACAAAACTCGACTTAtagcacaaggtttttcacaaaggcccggtatagattacGAAGAAACGTATtaccctgtagtggatgcgataacattgcgttatttggtcagtttatctacatatcataaactgcatatgcatttaatggatgtggtaacagcctatttatacggctcattagatcgggatatctatatgaaagttcttgaaggactgaagatatctaaaccat
The genomic region above belongs to Arachis duranensis cultivar V14167 chromosome 3, aradu.V14167.gnm2.J7QH, whole genome shotgun sequence and contains:
- the LOC110278396 gene encoding ankyrin repeat-containing protein ITN1-like, producing MGAVKNLMYYLLPDEGYEIDDDYDEKGEEEESVVFRQRTDLESGPLDEAKQPEFNGIGHIWQKKKQHKLAECLAELLVQKDFSWQISFHSNFQPLIVLPILSSKLDRIKEIQLMKEKRQLVEIAHSRISKPLLKESISEASHFKNYTPLLMAAGSGIIEIVEKIIDMNPEAISHVSQDEHNVLHMAVKHRQLKIFNLIKRNSAFKSLIHRITGEGRTLLHQVARMEFYKEQRLPGVAFQLQDELRWYERVRRIVPPHYLMHCDKDGLTAKDVLEMEHQDMHKEAKSWIKETAQSCSTVAVLVATVVFAAAYTIPGGSQNGTPVFFGSRVFLFFTITDVVALVSSLASVVMFLSILTSPFELWDFYKSLPRKLSLGFALLFFSLVCTMLAFSATVLLTIRLDNKEWTSILFYCAGFLPVAIFAWMQFPLYKTLQKLVRRLCNGVKQLVPTTLINCFKRHKSY